In Leptodesmis sichuanensis A121, the following are encoded in one genomic region:
- a CDS encoding Uma2 family endonuclease, translated as MSQSLSTEVDELPDISHLAIEDDTPVDNLISEKQQRLLTEPLYTNASVLGERPFLVAANVGVFYASRKPPLVPDVFLSLDVEVPQDWTQKKNRTYFVWEFGKPPDVVIEIVSNREGNELDSKLRDYARIGVGYYAVFDPLQQLGEIDLYVFENRANHYHELEQPWFAEVGLGLTLWDGQFEGKQDRWLRWCDRTGTVIPTGAERAELEHQRAEQEHQRAEQECQRAEQERQRAEQERQRAEQERQRAERLAAQLRSLGIEPDPDLDA; from the coding sequence ATGTCCCAAAGCTTATCGACCGAAGTGGATGAGTTGCCAGATATCAGCCATCTGGCGATCGAAGATGATACCCCTGTGGACAACTTAATTTCGGAAAAACAACAACGCTTACTAACAGAACCCCTATACACCAATGCTTCTGTGCTGGGGGAACGGCCTTTTTTAGTGGCAGCCAATGTGGGAGTATTTTATGCCAGTAGAAAACCGCCTCTGGTACCGGATGTGTTTTTGAGCCTGGATGTGGAAGTCCCTCAGGATTGGACGCAGAAAAAAAATCGCACGTACTTCGTTTGGGAATTTGGTAAGCCGCCCGATGTAGTGATTGAAATTGTGTCTAATCGGGAAGGGAATGAACTGGATAGCAAGCTCAGGGATTACGCCCGCATTGGTGTAGGTTACTATGCCGTATTTGATCCCCTGCAGCAACTGGGAGAGATTGACCTGTACGTTTTTGAGAATCGGGCAAACCATTATCACGAATTGGAGCAACCCTGGTTTGCAGAGGTTGGTCTGGGGTTAACGTTATGGGACGGCCAGTTTGAGGGAAAGCAGGATCGCTGGTTACGTTGGTGTGATAGAACGGGAACAGTGATTCCGACGGGAGCAGAACGGGCGGAATTAGAGCACCAACGAGCCGAGCAAGAACATCAGCGAGCGGAGCAGGAATGCCAACGGGCGGAGCAGGAACGCCAACGGGCAGAGCAGGAACGCCAGCGAGCCGAGCAGGAACGCCAACGGGCAGAACGACTGGCGGCACAATTGCGATCGTTAGGGATAGAGCCGGATCCAGATCTGGATGCTTAG